A single genomic interval of Burkholderia cepacia ATCC 25416 harbors:
- a CDS encoding tetratricopeptide repeat protein: MDTAFDRAYAAHRAGRLAEAEHGYRNALASDPANADALHLFGVLRHQQGQHAEAADLVGRAVALRPDDAALQLNLGNALKALGRLDEAVDRFRNALTLAPEFPLAHYNLGNAYAALQRHDDAIDAFGRALRLTPDDASIHNNLGNALNALGRHDDALAAFHRALELRPGHAGAHNNLAMALNAMGRADDAIAHFQAAIAAQPRFVAAHFNLGNTFDAVGRHAEAAAAFEAALALHPPFPLALFGLANALSAQARHRDALPFYERAVGLDPSFSLAWLNLGNAHHALGAHEMALRAFDQALRVAPDLTLARLHRAVTLLTLGDFTRGLPAYEARHDTPGATPLGTLPRWQGEPIASRTLLIRAEQGFGDTLQFVRFVPLARARCARVVLEVQPELVTLLAPAAARWRVTLVAQGTAKPPAADVACTLMSLPFLLGLQAEDIVAGSRYLDAPDGAGRRFRGSLGGQSKRKFGLAWSGRRQAQENRSMPFDTLAPLLALPDIDWIVLQPALDEDERARVDAHPRVHRFDGRLNDFADTAALIERLDGVVTIDTAVAHLAGALGKPLWVMLPFAPDWRWFTGDDCPWYPQARLARQPAPGQWLDVATAVAGMLREA; the protein is encoded by the coding sequence ATGGATACCGCATTCGACCGAGCGTATGCCGCACACCGCGCGGGCCGCCTCGCCGAGGCCGAGCACGGCTATCGCAACGCGCTCGCCTCCGATCCCGCCAACGCCGACGCGCTGCATCTGTTCGGCGTGCTGCGGCACCAGCAGGGCCAGCACGCCGAGGCGGCCGACCTCGTCGGCCGCGCCGTCGCGCTGCGTCCGGACGATGCCGCGCTGCAGCTCAATCTCGGCAACGCGCTGAAGGCGCTCGGCCGGCTCGACGAAGCGGTCGACCGCTTTCGCAACGCGCTGACGCTCGCGCCCGAATTTCCGCTCGCGCACTACAACCTCGGCAACGCGTATGCGGCGCTGCAGCGCCACGACGATGCGATCGACGCATTCGGCCGCGCGCTGCGGCTCACGCCCGACGATGCATCGATCCACAACAATCTCGGCAACGCGCTGAACGCGCTCGGCCGCCACGACGATGCGCTCGCCGCGTTCCATCGCGCGCTCGAGTTGCGGCCGGGGCATGCGGGGGCGCACAACAACCTCGCGATGGCGCTGAACGCGATGGGCCGCGCCGACGATGCGATCGCGCACTTCCAGGCCGCGATCGCCGCGCAGCCGCGCTTCGTCGCCGCGCACTTCAATCTCGGCAACACGTTCGACGCGGTCGGCCGGCATGCCGAGGCGGCCGCCGCGTTCGAAGCCGCGCTCGCGCTGCATCCGCCGTTTCCGCTCGCGCTGTTCGGGCTCGCGAACGCACTGAGCGCGCAGGCGCGCCACCGCGACGCGCTGCCCTTCTACGAGCGAGCGGTCGGTCTCGATCCGTCGTTCAGCCTGGCCTGGCTGAACCTCGGCAACGCACATCACGCGCTCGGTGCGCACGAGATGGCGCTGCGCGCGTTCGACCAGGCGCTGCGTGTCGCCCCCGATCTCACGCTGGCACGGCTGCACCGCGCGGTCACGCTGCTGACGCTCGGCGACTTCACGCGCGGCCTGCCCGCCTATGAAGCGCGCCACGACACGCCGGGCGCGACGCCGCTCGGCACGCTGCCGCGCTGGCAAGGCGAACCGATTGCGTCGCGTACGCTGCTGATCCGCGCGGAACAGGGCTTCGGCGACACCCTGCAGTTCGTCCGCTTCGTGCCGCTCGCCCGCGCGCGCTGCGCGCGCGTCGTGCTCGAAGTCCAGCCGGAACTCGTTACGCTGCTGGCGCCGGCGGCCGCGCGCTGGCGCGTGACCCTCGTCGCACAGGGCACCGCGAAACCGCCCGCCGCGGATGTCGCCTGCACGCTGATGAGCTTGCCGTTCCTGCTCGGGCTTCAGGCGGAGGACATCGTCGCGGGCTCGCGCTACCTCGACGCCCCCGACGGCGCCGGCAGGCGCTTTCGCGGCTCGCTCGGCGGGCAGTCGAAGCGCAAGTTCGGCCTTGCATGGTCGGGGCGCCGGCAGGCGCAGGAAAACCGCTCGATGCCGTTCGACACGCTCGCGCCGCTGCTCGCGCTGCCGGATATCGACTGGATCGTGCTGCAACCCGCACTCGACGAGGACGAACGCGCGCGCGTCGACGCGCATCCGCGCGTGCACCGGTTCGACGGCCGGTTGAACGACTTTGCCGACACAGCCGCGCTGATCGAACGGCTCGACGGCGTCGTCACGATCGATACCGCGGTCGCGCATCTCGCCGGCGCGCTCGGCAAGCCACTGTGGGTCATGCTGCCGTTCGCGCCCGACTGGCGCTGGTTCACCGGCGACGACTGCCCGTGGTATCCGCAGGCCAGGCTCGCCCGCCAGCCCGCACCGGGGCAATGGCTCGACGTGGCGACAGCAGTCGCCGGCATGCTGCGCGAAGCCTGA
- a CDS encoding FAD-dependent monooxygenase has translation MADTLPDILPVLIVGAGPTGLAAAMSLARARVPVRIIDRLAAPAPHSRAIGIQARTLELLEQHRAVEPFLALGHRAHAAALHADGRVIARLDFDPLHTRYPYLLFLDQTVTERLLAEHLARLGVTVERGATLTACDAGGASLDVSIRRADGRDESFAPSYLIAADGAHSTVRHLLGLGFTGQAFEQTFLLADFAAIPDWPDEEIHLFATPEGMAGLFPMGGGRYRLVADRPPGSDASSDAPVPSLAECDAIVRARAGASISPSDLAWSSYFHLHSRMVDRLRHGRVFFAGDAAHVHSPAGAQGMNTGIQEAFNLGWKLARVLGAGTPERLLDTYHAERHPIERDVLRQTGFVTQVVEAERGAMKLLRDHVVPLLASFGPMRDAVRRTVSELGVQYRKSPLTLERVLDGGPRAGERAPDAYVRVVDGPLGQAPGTARLYDLHDPASFTLLLLEEPPDVDAGALPPIPADAQVLAQGLERIMPDAVRVWRVTDAEGGDAGLAQEYGRSRPSFYLLRPDGYVAARGRTATDANALLRHCESWFAGMSRPA, from the coding sequence ATGGCTGACACACTGCCCGATATCCTGCCCGTGCTGATCGTCGGTGCGGGGCCGACCGGCCTTGCCGCGGCGATGAGCCTCGCGCGAGCCCGCGTGCCGGTGCGCATCATCGATCGGCTTGCCGCGCCCGCGCCGCATTCGCGCGCGATCGGCATCCAGGCGCGCACGCTCGAACTGCTGGAGCAGCACCGCGCGGTCGAACCGTTTCTCGCGCTCGGCCATCGTGCGCATGCAGCCGCGCTCCATGCCGACGGCCGCGTGATCGCGCGGCTCGATTTCGATCCGCTGCACACGCGCTATCCGTACCTGCTGTTTCTCGACCAGACCGTCACCGAGCGCCTGCTCGCCGAGCATCTGGCCCGGCTCGGCGTGACGGTCGAGCGCGGCGCGACGCTGACCGCATGCGATGCGGGCGGCGCGTCGCTCGACGTGTCGATCCGCCGCGCCGACGGTCGTGACGAATCGTTCGCGCCGTCGTACCTGATCGCCGCCGACGGCGCGCACAGCACGGTCAGGCATCTGCTCGGCCTGGGCTTCACCGGGCAGGCGTTCGAGCAGACGTTCCTGCTCGCCGATTTCGCGGCGATACCCGACTGGCCGGACGAAGAGATCCACCTGTTCGCGACACCCGAAGGCATGGCCGGCCTGTTTCCGATGGGGGGCGGCCGTTACCGGCTCGTGGCCGACCGGCCGCCCGGCAGCGACGCGTCGTCCGATGCGCCGGTCCCGTCGCTCGCGGAATGCGACGCGATCGTGCGTGCCCGTGCCGGCGCGTCGATCTCGCCGAGCGATCTCGCGTGGTCGTCCTATTTTCACCTGCACAGCCGGATGGTCGACCGGCTGCGTCACGGCCGCGTGTTCTTCGCGGGCGACGCCGCGCACGTCCACAGCCCGGCCGGGGCGCAGGGCATGAACACCGGCATCCAGGAAGCGTTCAATCTTGGCTGGAAGCTCGCGCGCGTGCTCGGCGCGGGCACGCCCGAACGGCTTCTCGACACGTATCACGCGGAACGTCATCCGATCGAGCGCGACGTGTTGCGGCAGACCGGTTTCGTCACGCAGGTCGTCGAAGCCGAGCGCGGCGCGATGAAGCTGCTGCGCGATCATGTCGTGCCGCTGCTGGCGTCGTTCGGGCCGATGCGCGACGCGGTGCGGCGTACGGTCAGCGAACTCGGCGTGCAGTACCGGAAGAGCCCGCTCACGCTGGAGCGCGTGCTTGACGGCGGGCCGCGCGCAGGTGAGCGGGCACCCGATGCATACGTGCGCGTGGTCGACGGGCCGCTCGGTCAGGCGCCCGGCACGGCGCGGCTATACGACCTGCACGATCCGGCGAGCTTCACGTTGCTGCTGCTGGAAGAGCCGCCGGACGTCGACGCCGGCGCGTTGCCGCCGATACCGGCCGATGCGCAGGTGCTCGCGCAGGGGCTCGAACGGATCATGCCGGACGCGGTGCGCGTCTGGCGCGTCACCGATGCCGAAGGCGGGGATGCCGGGCTTGCGCAGGAATACGGCCGCTCACGGCCGTCGTTTTACCTGCTCCGGCCCGACGGTTACGTGGCCGCGCGCGGGCGCACGGCGACCGACGCGAACGCGTTGCTGCGTCACTGCGAAAGCTGGTTCGCGGGCATGTCGCGGCCCGCGTAG
- a CDS encoding formate dehydrogenase subunit delta — protein sequence MDNGHLIDMANQIGAFFESMPDRDEALAGIADHIRRFWEPRMRRALLAALDDPSCEAAQRAAPIVRDAIAAHRASLVPAAAKA from the coding sequence ATGGACAACGGACACCTGATCGACATGGCCAACCAGATCGGCGCATTCTTCGAATCGATGCCCGATCGCGACGAAGCGCTGGCCGGTATCGCCGACCATATCCGGCGCTTCTGGGAGCCGCGGATGCGCCGCGCGCTTCTCGCGGCGCTCGACGATCCGTCATGCGAGGCCGCGCAACGCGCGGCACCGATCGTGCGCGACGCGATCGCCGCGCACCGCGCGTCCCTCGTGCCTGCCGCGGCAAAGGCCTGA
- the fdhF gene encoding formate dehydrogenase subunit alpha yields the protein MSLDTNNVRQGGCGSGQCACKSAAQARARDPFDDTDYGTPQRHADTDVTLEIDGQPITVPAGTSVMRAAIEAGVNVPKLCATDSLEPFGSCRLCLVEIEGRRGYPASCTTPAEAGMKVRTQSDRLQSLRRNVMELYISDHPLDCLTCPANGDCELQDMAGVVGLREVRYGFDGANHLKDRKDESNPYFTYDPSKCIVCNRCVRACEETQGTFALTIAARGFESRVAAGESESFMASECVSCGACVAACPTATLQEKTVVQLGQAEHSVVTTCAYCGVGCSFKAEMKGTQVVRMTPHKNGLANEGHACVKGRFAWGYATHKDRITKPMIREKITDPWREVSWDEALTYAATQFRKLQQKYGRDSIGGITSSRCTNEETYLVQKLVRAAFGNNNVDTCARVCHSPTGYGLKTTLGESAGTQTFASVGQADVIVVMGANPTDGHPVFGSRLKRRVREGAKLIVIDPRRIDVVDGPHVKATHHLQLRPGTNVAIVNALAHVIVTEGLVDDAFVAERCETRAFEQWREFVSRADNSPEATADVTGVPAERVREAARLYATGGNAAIYYGLGVTEHAQGSTTVMGITNLAMATGNVGREGVGVNPLRGQNNVQGSCDMGSFPHELPGYRHISDTIVRTQFEQAWSATLQPEPGLRIPNMFDAALDGSFKGLYCQGEDIVQSDPNTQHVAAALSAMECIVVQDIFLNETAKYAHVLLPGSSFLEKDGTFTNAERRISRVRKVMPPLAGYADWEVTLMLSRALGYEMDYAHPSEIMDEIARLTPTFSGVSYAKLDALGSIQWPCNEHAPEGTPTMHIDAFVRGKGKFVITQFIASPEKVTQRYPLILTTGRILSQYNVGAQTRRTENVRWHEEDRLEIHPHDAQDRGIRSGDWVGIESRAGQTVLRALVTERMQPGVVYTTFHFPESGANVITTDSSDWATNCPEYKVTAVQVLPVAQPSDWQKAYARFNAEQLDLLERRAAATAGVTTGK from the coding sequence ATGTCCCTCGACACGAACAACGTCCGCCAAGGCGGCTGCGGCTCGGGCCAATGCGCGTGCAAGAGCGCCGCGCAAGCGCGTGCCCGCGATCCGTTCGACGATACCGACTACGGCACGCCGCAACGGCATGCCGATACCGACGTCACGCTCGAAATCGACGGCCAGCCGATCACCGTGCCGGCCGGCACGTCGGTGATGCGCGCGGCGATCGAAGCCGGCGTCAACGTCCCGAAGCTCTGCGCGACCGATTCGCTCGAACCGTTCGGCTCGTGCCGGCTGTGCCTCGTCGAGATCGAAGGCCGGCGAGGTTATCCCGCCTCGTGCACGACGCCGGCCGAAGCGGGCATGAAGGTGCGCACGCAGTCGGACCGGCTGCAGTCGCTGCGTCGCAACGTGATGGAGCTGTACATCTCCGACCATCCGCTCGACTGCCTCACCTGCCCCGCCAACGGCGACTGCGAGTTGCAGGACATGGCGGGCGTCGTCGGGCTGCGCGAAGTGCGCTACGGCTTCGACGGCGCGAATCACCTGAAAGACCGCAAGGACGAGTCGAACCCGTACTTCACGTACGACCCGTCGAAGTGCATCGTCTGCAACCGCTGCGTACGCGCCTGCGAGGAAACGCAAGGCACGTTCGCGCTGACGATCGCCGCACGCGGCTTCGAATCGCGCGTCGCCGCGGGCGAAAGCGAATCGTTCATGGCGTCGGAATGCGTATCGTGCGGCGCATGCGTCGCCGCCTGCCCGACCGCCACGCTGCAGGAAAAAACGGTCGTGCAACTCGGCCAGGCGGAACACTCCGTCGTCACGACCTGCGCGTACTGCGGCGTCGGCTGCTCGTTCAAGGCCGAGATGAAGGGCACGCAGGTCGTGCGCATGACGCCGCACAAGAACGGCCTCGCGAACGAAGGCCATGCGTGCGTGAAGGGACGCTTCGCATGGGGCTACGCGACGCACAAGGACCGCATCACGAAGCCGATGATCCGCGAGAAGATCACCGACCCGTGGCGCGAAGTCAGCTGGGACGAAGCGCTCACCTACGCGGCAACGCAATTCCGCAAGCTGCAGCAGAAGTACGGCCGCGACTCGATCGGCGGCATCACGTCGTCGCGCTGCACGAACGAGGAAACCTACCTCGTGCAGAAACTGGTGCGCGCCGCATTCGGCAACAACAACGTCGACACCTGCGCACGCGTGTGCCACTCGCCGACGGGCTACGGCCTCAAGACGACGCTCGGCGAATCGGCCGGCACGCAGACGTTCGCGTCGGTCGGCCAGGCCGACGTGATCGTCGTGATGGGCGCGAACCCGACCGACGGGCACCCGGTGTTCGGCTCGCGGCTGAAGCGGCGTGTGCGCGAAGGTGCGAAGCTGATCGTGATCGACCCGCGCCGCATCGACGTCGTCGACGGCCCGCACGTGAAGGCCACCCACCATCTGCAGCTGCGCCCCGGCACCAACGTCGCGATCGTCAACGCACTCGCGCACGTGATCGTCACCGAAGGGCTCGTCGACGACGCGTTCGTCGCCGAGCGCTGCGAGACGCGCGCATTCGAACAGTGGCGCGAATTCGTATCGCGTGCCGACAACTCTCCCGAGGCGACCGCCGACGTGACGGGCGTGCCGGCGGAACGGGTCCGTGAAGCCGCGCGCCTCTATGCGACGGGCGGCAATGCCGCGATCTACTACGGGCTGGGCGTGACCGAGCACGCGCAGGGCTCGACGACGGTGATGGGCATCACGAACCTCGCGATGGCGACCGGCAACGTCGGCCGCGAAGGCGTCGGCGTCAATCCACTGCGCGGCCAGAACAACGTGCAGGGTTCGTGCGACATGGGCTCGTTCCCGCACGAGCTGCCCGGCTACCGGCACATCAGCGACACGATCGTGCGCACGCAGTTCGAACAGGCGTGGTCGGCCACGCTGCAACCCGAACCGGGGCTGCGCATCCCGAACATGTTCGACGCGGCGCTCGACGGCAGCTTCAAGGGGCTCTACTGCCAGGGCGAGGACATCGTCCAGTCTGACCCGAATACGCAGCACGTCGCGGCCGCACTGTCGGCCATGGAATGCATCGTCGTGCAGGACATCTTCCTGAACGAGACCGCGAAATACGCGCACGTGCTGCTGCCCGGCTCGTCGTTCCTCGAGAAGGACGGCACGTTCACGAACGCGGAACGCCGCATCTCGCGCGTGCGCAAGGTGATGCCGCCGCTCGCGGGCTACGCGGACTGGGAAGTTACCCTGATGCTGTCGCGCGCGCTCGGCTACGAGATGGACTATGCGCATCCGTCGGAAATCATGGACGAGATCGCGCGACTCACGCCGACGTTCTCGGGCGTGTCGTACGCGAAGCTCGACGCGCTCGGCAGCATCCAGTGGCCGTGCAACGAGCACGCACCGGAAGGCACGCCGACAATGCACATCGACGCATTCGTGCGCGGCAAGGGCAAGTTCGTGATCACGCAGTTCATCGCGTCGCCGGAGAAGGTCACGCAGCGTTATCCGCTGATCCTGACGACGGGTCGCATCCTGTCGCAATACAACGTCGGCGCACAGACGCGCCGCACCGAGAACGTCCGCTGGCACGAGGAGGATCGCCTCGAGATCCATCCGCACGACGCGCAGGATCGCGGGATCCGCAGCGGCGACTGGGTCGGCATCGAGTCGCGCGCGGGGCAGACGGTGCTGCGCGCGCTCGTGACCGAACGCATGCAGCCGGGCGTCGTCTATACGACGTTCCACTTCCCCGAATCGGGTGCGAACGTGATCACGACGGACAGCTCGGACTGGGCGACGAACTGCCCCGAGTACAAGGTGACGGCCGTCCAGGTGCTGCCCGTCGCGCAGCCGTCCGACTGGCAGAAAGCCTACGCACGCTTCAACGCCGAGCAGCTCGATCTGCTCGAGCGCCGTGCGGCCGCGACCGCCGGCGTGACCACGGGCAAGTGA
- a CDS encoding formate dehydrogenase beta subunit: MTTRIYVPRDSSALALGADALAAAITAEAQRRGVAVELVRNGSRGLLWLEPLVEVGTAAGRVGYANLSAADVPALFDANWLDGGTHPSGVGLVDALPYLARQQRLTFARIGLTDPLSIDDYLQYEGLAGLKNALALDGDAACETLIESGLRGRGGAAFPAGIKWRTVRQASATQKYIVCNADEGDSGTFSDRLLMECDPYCLIEGMIIAGVATGATVGYIYVRSEYPHAIATLEAAIVRAREAGWLGEHVLGSAHAFELHVAKGAGSYVCGEETALLESLEGKRGVVRAKPPLPALAGLYGQPTVINNVITLATAPVIFARGAAFYRDYGMGRSRGTLPFQLAGNIRHGGLVELAFGVTLRELLFDFGGGTASGRPARAAQVGGPLGTYLPDQQWDVPLDYEAYTAIGAVVGHGGIVLHDDTSNLAELAEYAMKFCAIESCGKCTPCRIGSTRGVETIARIRHGDTSERQVTLLRDLCDTMLAGSLCAMGGMTPYPVLSALDHFPEDFGLAAGKDAASGPVKAAA, from the coding sequence ATGACGACCCGCATCTACGTTCCGCGCGATTCGTCCGCACTGGCACTCGGCGCCGACGCGCTCGCCGCCGCCATCACGGCGGAAGCGCAGCGGCGCGGCGTCGCCGTCGAGCTGGTCCGCAACGGTTCGCGCGGGCTGCTGTGGCTCGAGCCGCTCGTCGAGGTCGGCACGGCCGCCGGCCGCGTCGGTTATGCGAACCTGTCGGCCGCCGACGTGCCGGCCCTGTTCGACGCAAACTGGCTCGACGGCGGCACGCATCCGAGCGGTGTCGGCCTCGTCGACGCATTGCCCTATCTCGCGCGCCAGCAACGCCTCACGTTCGCACGCATCGGCCTGACCGATCCGCTGTCGATCGACGACTACCTGCAATACGAAGGCCTCGCCGGCCTGAAGAACGCGCTCGCGCTCGACGGCGATGCCGCGTGCGAAACGCTGATCGAATCGGGGTTGCGCGGCCGCGGCGGTGCCGCGTTCCCGGCCGGCATCAAATGGCGCACGGTCCGGCAAGCCAGCGCCACGCAGAAATACATCGTCTGCAATGCAGACGAAGGCGATTCGGGCACGTTCTCCGACCGCCTGCTGATGGAGTGCGATCCGTACTGCCTGATCGAAGGGATGATCATCGCGGGCGTCGCGACCGGCGCGACGGTCGGCTACATCTACGTGCGCAGCGAATACCCGCATGCAATCGCCACGCTCGAAGCCGCGATCGTCCGTGCACGCGAAGCCGGCTGGCTCGGCGAGCACGTGCTCGGCTCCGCGCATGCGTTCGAGCTGCACGTCGCGAAAGGCGCGGGCTCGTACGTGTGCGGCGAGGAAACGGCACTGCTCGAATCGCTCGAAGGCAAGCGCGGCGTCGTGCGGGCGAAACCGCCGCTGCCCGCGCTCGCGGGCCTGTACGGCCAGCCGACCGTCATCAACAACGTGATCACGCTCGCGACGGCGCCCGTGATCTTCGCGCGCGGCGCCGCGTTCTATCGCGACTACGGGATGGGCCGCTCACGCGGCACGCTGCCGTTCCAGCTCGCGGGCAACATCCGCCACGGCGGCCTCGTCGAGCTCGCGTTCGGCGTCACGCTGCGCGAGCTGCTGTTCGATTTCGGCGGCGGCACGGCAAGCGGACGGCCCGCGCGCGCCGCCCAGGTCGGCGGCCCGCTCGGCACCTACCTGCCCGACCAACAGTGGGATGTGCCGCTCGACTACGAAGCGTACACGGCGATCGGCGCGGTCGTCGGGCACGGCGGCATCGTGCTCCACGACGATACGTCGAACCTCGCCGAGCTGGCCGAATACGCGATGAAGTTCTGCGCGATCGAGTCGTGCGGCAAGTGCACGCCGTGCCGGATCGGTTCGACACGTGGCGTCGAGACGATCGCGCGCATCCGCCACGGCGACACGTCGGAGCGGCAGGTCACGCTGCTGCGCGACCTGTGCGACACGATGCTGGCCGGTTCGCTGTGCGCAATGGGCGGCATGACACCCTACCCGGTGCTGTCCGCGCTCGACCATTTCCCCGAAGATTTCGGGCTCGCCGCCGGCAAGGATGCCGCGTCGGGTCCGGTCAAGGCTGCGGCCTGA
- a CDS encoding NAD(P)H-dependent oxidoreductase subunit E, which produces MSPNSEAPDALVERHARAGRSLVAILHAIQDDAGYVPPGCVAPLARALNLSRAEVHGVLTYYHHFRTAPPARVTIQMCRAEACRSMGCEALAAHAEARTGCRFDAAHGDVANAHAPGDVALESVYCLGLCAQSPSLTVNGVLHAKVTPEKFDALLAEAVAHTPEAA; this is translated from the coding sequence ATGTCCCCGAATTCCGAAGCGCCCGACGCGCTCGTCGAGCGCCATGCGCGCGCCGGCCGGTCGCTCGTGGCGATCCTGCACGCGATCCAGGACGACGCGGGCTACGTGCCGCCGGGCTGCGTCGCGCCGCTCGCCAGGGCGCTCAACCTGTCGCGCGCGGAAGTGCACGGCGTACTGACTTACTACCACCACTTCCGCACCGCGCCGCCCGCCCGCGTGACGATCCAGATGTGCCGTGCCGAAGCGTGCCGCAGCATGGGCTGCGAAGCGCTGGCCGCGCATGCGGAAGCCCGCACGGGTTGCCGGTTCGACGCGGCGCACGGCGATGTCGCGAACGCGCATGCGCCCGGAGACGTCGCGCTCGAATCGGTCTACTGCCTCGGACTGTGTGCGCAATCGCCGTCGCTGACGGTCAACGGCGTGCTGCACGCGAAGGTCACGCCGGAGAAATTCGACGCGCTGCTTGCCGAGGCGGTCGCCCATACCCCGGAGGCCGCATGA
- a CDS encoding substrate-binding domain-containing protein: MVRIECDAYLTVRDTEGRAASLSDVAPLLELVADTGSIAQAAHAKGLSYRHAWGMLRALEACIGGELIETARGKGSTLSALGQAVVDAQRLARSRLDGNLRTLAAEVASDLNRRLAQRDGAVRIHASHGYAVATLVSALVDAQAAVDIKYRESVEAVQALARGECDLAGFHLPRGAFRAQCAQIYRPWLDDTRHVLIHLTRRQQGLFVPRGNPKQVRGLADLARNDIRFVNRQPGSGTRMLLDLALRAIGIDPERIDGYASAELTHSAIAAFVASGMADLGFGVEPAAHHFGLDFIPVVDEDYYFACERARLDARPLAGVLALLRDARFVERVAHLDGYDPAACGTLTSIATGLAGGDGASVPGGNSR; encoded by the coding sequence TTGGTTCGAATCGAATGCGACGCGTATCTGACCGTACGCGACACGGAAGGCCGTGCGGCCAGCCTGTCGGATGTCGCGCCGTTGCTGGAACTCGTGGCCGACACGGGCAGCATCGCGCAGGCCGCGCACGCGAAAGGGCTGTCCTACCGGCACGCGTGGGGCATGCTGCGCGCGCTGGAGGCGTGCATCGGCGGGGAACTGATCGAAACCGCGCGCGGCAAGGGCTCGACGCTGTCGGCGCTCGGGCAGGCGGTCGTCGATGCGCAGCGCCTCGCGCGCAGCCGGCTCGACGGTAACCTGCGGACGCTGGCGGCCGAGGTGGCGAGCGACCTGAACCGGCGGCTCGCGCAGCGCGACGGCGCCGTGCGCATTCATGCGTCGCACGGCTACGCGGTCGCGACGCTCGTATCCGCGCTCGTCGATGCGCAGGCGGCTGTCGACATCAAGTATCGCGAGAGCGTCGAGGCCGTGCAGGCGCTTGCCCGCGGCGAGTGCGACCTGGCGGGCTTCCATCTGCCGCGCGGTGCGTTTCGTGCGCAGTGCGCGCAAATCTACCGGCCGTGGCTCGACGATACGCGCCATGTGCTGATCCACCTGACTCGGCGCCAGCAGGGGCTGTTCGTCCCGCGCGGCAACCCGAAGCAGGTTCGCGGCCTCGCGGATCTCGCGCGCAATGACATCCGCTTCGTCAACCGCCAGCCGGGGTCGGGCACGCGCATGCTGCTGGACCTCGCGCTGCGCGCGATCGGCATTGATCCCGAGCGCATCGACGGCTACGCGTCGGCCGAGCTCACGCATTCGGCGATCGCGGCGTTCGTCGCGAGCGGGATGGCCGATCTCGGCTTCGGCGTCGAACCTGCCGCCCATCATTTCGGGCTCGATTTCATCCCGGTCGTCGACGAGGACTATTACTTCGCGTGCGAACGCGCGCGGCTCGACGCGCGGCCGCTTGCCGGCGTACTGGCGCTGCTGCGCGACGCGCGCTTCGTCGAGCGCGTCGCGCATCTCGACGGCTACGATCCGGCTGCGTGCGGAACGTTGACGAGCATCGCGACGGGGCTGGCCGGCGGCGACGGCGCGAGCGTGCCGGGCGGCAATTCGCGGTAA
- a CDS encoding DUF4148 domain-containing protein produces MKSLVQAVVVAAALVAPVVSFAQSGSTITRAQVRAELVQLQQAGYNSARGEDPHYPEAIQAATARVAEQQRSAMAQAQGADASGYGAQAQGASASGSRAMGVRPATAEEMKSLYRGS; encoded by the coding sequence ATGAAGTCGCTCGTTCAAGCTGTTGTCGTTGCTGCCGCTCTCGTTGCCCCGGTCGTGTCGTTTGCCCAGTCGGGTTCGACGATCACCCGCGCGCAGGTTCGCGCCGAACTGGTCCAGTTGCAGCAGGCAGGTTACAACTCCGCTCGCGGCGAAGATCCGCATTATCCGGAAGCGATCCAGGCCGCAACGGCGCGTGTTGCCGAGCAACAGCGCAGCGCGATGGCGCAAGCGCAAGGCGCCGACGCCAGCGGTTACGGTGCACAGGCGCAGGGTGCTTCGGCGTCGGGTTCGCGTGCAATGGGCGTGCGCCCGGCCACCGCTGAAGAAATGAAGTCGCTGTATCGCGGCAGCTAA